A stretch of the Salmo salar chromosome ssa20, Ssal_v3.1, whole genome shotgun sequence genome encodes the following:
- the LOC106580589 gene encoding rapamycin-insensitive companion of mTOR isoform X6, with product MRELLQDCWKSVPEPSDNLREILQNVAKPHGITNMRKLGHLNNLIKLLSSIGHCEEKFGFTYEEIIICLRLALLNEAKEVRAAGLRALRYLIRDNNVLQKVLRLQVDYLVARCIDIQQSNEGERTQALRLVRKMITVNPLLFPSSVTNSLIAVGTDGLQERDRMVRAAIAIVCELALKNPEVVTKRGGLSAILKSVIDCQLSRINEALITTILHLLNHPHTRQYIRNDVELEQILAPFTDFHYRHNADTSESQLKEDREACFLSSRMAIVASFRSWSGIINLCRAGNSGIQSLIGLLCIPNMEVREGLMEVLYEIFRLPLPIVTQDFTEALLSVDPSRCQDSWRLSDGFVAAEAKVILLHGARSRPDLIDNYLALLLSAFISSGLLEGLVEVVTSSEAQISVRATILLGELLHMANTILPHSHSHHLHCLPTLINMAASFDIPQEKRLRASAAVNHLKCFHDKKKQGPKPHSLYLDHIIRKSVTHTRVHRDIYTIMDTEEALMLNLRDSQILNHKQNLDWNWLLIATILKWPNINLRNNKDEQMHKFVRRLLYFYKPSSKLYAGLELDHPKARQLTLVGCQFIEFLIESDEDGQAYLEELVKDMVAWLSLSSGLKPDPCLQSNGLLTTLSQHYFLLLGTLSAHLHGIKLLEKCSLFQCLLNLCSVKNQDVVLKLAVSTLDYSRDGLARVILSKILTAATDTCRLYATKHLRVLLRAGVEFFSNWGMELLVTQLHDHSKAVSLEALDILDEACEDKANLHALIQLKPALSHLGDKGLLLLLRFLSIPKGFSYLNERGYVSKQLDRWQKEYNLRYVDLIEEQLNEALTTYRKPVDGDNYVRRSNQRLQRPNVYLPVHLYGQLVHDKTGCHLLEAQSVVPDLSYTVRCPMLDTWEGIKQLKAALWALGNIGSSNWGLNLLQDENVIPDILALAQHCEVLSIRGTCVYVLGVISKTRQGCEVLKRYGWDAVRHSRRTLWPVTPDEVDTLMTSELSSVPSTLSLDSESTSSQHNSESESQPHMYILDDYKCDMLDQSNDASLYLHSKPGKDRSPFTILASTRFVRNRFLNSLTLPRKKLRSTSDPKAVGGSCTPTEPKLGGLRRNRTVTEPSIYSSSQGDVFTPVFNGRGLPKSPTVSLETSFVVTSGSGEGSEGQLVERRLDQAGGGGTGLRGPGEPPSREQSSRERLAGGDGGSSSSGGGGGGGGGGGGGTQFKSRSQSFNTTTSGISSMSSSPFRETAGNPEPEPDSSDCVSLNTVVSAKTVKMLYSLSPTQAQTNHLPLSKSNSVSLFPAGYSHTLPRRSQSLKSPSMTAIKSLADCSFMYTSPRDALGYATLKKLQQQRIHPSLSHSEALASPAKDVLFTDAITMKTGSLDSRLMPRRFLKALSFASLDKEDLLSPINQSTLHRSSSVRSMVSSATYSCNDDYVGLALPMDINDMFHIRDAPYFQQKTSLPADDKCPFYFGDSECDGGRPYPRIPLLKQQFSISELMASRENNQNHILGVEETGLQEHTDDNCLYCVGTTVLGHHTQPQINNTCRGSDVCVSTSTASADLLQGLTGPRPQQTCSRDSLGHGLSRPAPGTHWATASADLLQGLTGPRPQQTCSRDSLGHGQSRPAPGTHWATAKARLLGLFGRHLHLHLHFSHLADALIQSDLQ from the exons CTGCTAAGCAGCATTGGCCATTGCGAGGAGAAGTTTGGGTTTACATATGAAGAAATCATCATCTG CCTGCGGTTAGCCTTGCTGAACGAGGCCAAGGAGGTGCGTGCTGCAGGGCTGAGGGCTCTGAGGTACCTCATCAGAGACAACAATGTGCTGCAAAAGGTCCTCAGACTGCAGGTGGACTACTTGGTCGCCAG GTGCATTGACATCCAGCAGAGCAATGAGGGGGAGAGGACTCAGGCCCTCCGGCTGGTCAGAAAG aTGATCACAGTGAACCCCCTGCTGTTCCCCAGCTCTGTCACCAACTCTCTGATCGCCGTGGGAACAGACGGGCTGCAGGAGAGGGACCGCATGGTCCGTGCCGCTATCGCCATCGTCTGCGAACTGG CGTTGAAGAACCCGGAGGTAGTGACCAAGAGGGGGGGTCTCAGCGCCATCTTAAAGAGTGTGATTGACTGTCAGCTGAGCCGCATCAATGAGGCTCTGATCACCACCATCCTCCACCTGCTCAACCATCCACACACCAGGCAATACATACGCAATGATGTGGAGCTGGAG CAAATCCTAGCACCTTTCACAGACTTCCACTACCGCCACAATGCCGACACATCAGAGAGCCAGCTCAA GGAGGACCGTGAAGCTTGTTTCCTGTCCAGCAGGATGGCTATAGTAGCTTCCTTCCGTTCCTGGTCTG GTATCATTAACCTCTGTAGGGCCGGGAACTCTGGGATCCAGTCCCTGATTGGTCTGCTGTGTATACCAAATATGGAAGTGAGG GAAGGTTTAATGGAGGTGTTGTATGAGATATTCAGGCTTCCTCTCCCCATCGTAACCCAGGACTTTACTGAAGCACTTCTCAGCGTGG ACCCCAGTAGGTGCCAGGACAGCTGGAGACTGTCTGATGGTTTTGTGGCTGCAGAGGCTAAAGTCATCCTGCTCCATGGAGCCAGGTCCAG GCCTGACCTGATAGATAACTACCTGGCCTTGTTACTGTCTGCCTTCATCTCCAGTGGCCTGCTAGAG ggtctggtagaggtggtgaCCAGCAGTGAGGCCCAGATATCAGTGAGAGCCACCATCCTACTAGGAGAACTActacacatg gcCAACACCATCCTCCCTCACTCCCACAGTCACCACCTGCACTGTCTGCCCACCCTCATCAACATGGCTGCCTCTTTTGACATCCCCCAGGAGAAACgcct TCGGGCGAGTGCGGCGGTCAACCACTTGAAGTGTTTCCATGACAAGAAGAAGCAAGGACCCAAACCCCATAGTCTGTATCTCGACCATATCATCCGCAAGTCTGTGACACACACACGAGTACACAGAGACATCTATACTATTATG gacACAGAGGAAGCACTGATGTTGaacctgagggacagtcagatCCTCAACCACAAACAGAACCTTGACTGGAACTGGCTCCTCATCGCAACCATCCTCAAG TGGCCCAACATTAACCTCAGGAACAACAAAGATGAACAGATGCACAA gtTTGTGCGGAGGCTGCTGTACTTCTATAAGCCCAGTAGTAAGCTGTATGCAGGTCTGGAGCTAGACCATCCTAAAGCCAGACAGCTCACTCTGGTAGGATGCCAGTTCATCGAGTTCCTCATAGAGTCTGACGAG gaTGGCCAGGCATACCTGGAGGAGCTGGTGAAGGACATGGTGGCCTGGCTGTCCTTGTCCTCTGGCCTGAAGCCTGACCCCTGTCTCCAGAGCAACGGGCTGCTCACCACCCTCAGCCAGCACTACTTCCTGTTACTGGGGACCCTCTCAGCCCACCTACACGGGATTAAACTGCTAGAGAAGTGCAGCCTCTTTCAGTG TCTGCTGAACCTGTGCTCTGTGAAAAACCAGGACGTTGTGTTGAAGCTGGCTGTGTCTACTCTGGACTACAGCAGAGATGGACTGGCCAGAGTCATCCTTTCCAAGATCCTCACTGCCGCCACTGAT ACGTGCAGGCTGTATGCCACCAAGCACCTGCGTGTGTTGCTGAGGGCAGGGGTGGAGTTCTTCAGTAACTGGGGCATGGAGCTGCTGGTCACCCAGCTGCACGACCACAGCAAAGCTGTCTCCTTGGAGGCCCTGGACATACTGGACGAGGCCTGCGAGGACAAG GCTAACCTCCATGCTCTGATCCAGCTCAAACCAGCTCTGTCCCACCTGGGAGACAAGGGCCTTCTACTGCTCCTCAG GTTCCTGTCTATTCCTAAGGGCTTCTCTTACCTCAACGAGAGGGGCTACGTCAGCAAACAGTTGGACAGATGGCAGAAG GAGTACAACCTGAGGTACGTCGATCTGATAGAGGAGCAGCTGAATGAAGCGTTAACTACATACCGTAAACCTGTGGACGGAGACAACTACGTCAGACGCAGCAACCAAAG GTTACAGAGACCAAATGTTTATCTTCCTGTGCACTTGTATGgtcagctggtccatgataagaCAGGCTGCCATCTACTGGAGGCTCAG AGTGTGGTTCCTGACCTCAGCTACACGGTTCGCTGCCCGATGCTGGACACCTGGGAGGGCATCAAACAGCTGAAGGCAGCCCTCTGGGCTCTG GGTAACATTGGCTCATCCAACTGGGGTCTGAACCTGCTGCAGGATGAGAACGTCATCCCTGACATCCTGGCTTTGGCACAACACTGTGAGGTCCTGTCCATACGTGG gacttGTGTGTACGTCTTAGGCGTGATCTCCAAGACACGGCAGGGCTGTGAAGTGTTGAAACGGTATGGCTGGGATGCGGTCAGACACAGTCGGCGGACGCTGTGGCCCGTCACCCCTGACGAGGTGGACACACTGATGACCTCTGAACTCTCCTCCGTACCAAGCACGCTCAGTCTCGACTCCGAGTCCACTAGCTCCCAACACAATAGCGAGAGCGAGTCCCAGCCCC acATGTACATCCTGGATGATTACAAGTGTGACATGTTGGACCAATCAAACGATGCCTCCCTCTACCTGCACTCCAAACCCGGGAAGGACCGCAGCCCCTTCACCATCCTGGCCTCGACCCGCTTCGTACGCAACCGCTTCCTCAACTCCCTGACCCTCCCCAGAAAGAAGCTGCGCTCCACCAGTGACCCCAAGGCAGTGGGGGGCAGCTGCACCCCCACCGAGCCCAAACTGGGGGGGCTGAGAAGGAACAGGACGGTCACAGAGCCCTCTATCTACTCCTCATCGCAGGGCGACGTGTTTACGCCTGTATTCAATGGGAGAGGCTTACCCAAGAGTCCCACAGTCAGCCTGGAAACCTCCTTTGTGGTGACCAGCGGCTCGGGGGAGGGGTCAGAGGGGCAGCTGGTAGAGAGGAGGCTAGACCAGGCTGGTGGAGGGGGTACTGGGCTGCGGGGTCCTGGAGAGCCTCCCTCCAGGGAACAGAGTAGCCGGGAACGTCTAGCGGGAGGAGATGGTGGTTCCTCTTCCTccggaggggggggaggaggagggggaggaggagggggagggactcAGTTTAAAAGCCGCAGTCAGAGCTTCAACACCACCACTAGCGGCATCAGCTCCATGAGCTCCAGCCCCTTCCGTGAGACCGCTGGAAACCCTGAGCCCGAACCAGACTCCTCGGACTGCGTCAGCCTTAACACAGTGGTCTCGGCCAAGACCGTAAAAATGCTGTACTCCCTCAGCCCAACCCAGGCCCAGACCAACCACCTGCCCCTTTCCAAGTCTAACTCTGTCTCCCTGTTCCCCGCTGGCTACTCACATACCCTCCCCCGCAGATCCCAGAGTCTCAAGTCTCCCTCCATGACGGCTATTAAGAGCCTGGCGGACTGCAGTTTCATGTACACCAGCCCGCGGGATGCGCTAGGCTATGCTACTCTGAAGAAGCTGCAGCAGCAGAGGATCCATCCGTCTCTGTCTCATAGTGAGGCGTTAGCGTCGCCCGCTAAAGACGTACTGTTCACTGACGCTATCACTATGAAGACTGGTAGTCTGGACTCGAGGCTGATGCCGCGCAG GTTTCTGAAGGCGTTGAGCTTTGCGTCTCTGGACAAGGAGGATCTGCTCAGCCCCATCAACCAGAGCACTCTGCACCGTTCCTCCTCAGTGAGATCCATGGTGTCCAGCGCCACCTACAGCTGTAATGACGACTACGTGGGCCTGGCGCTGCCCATGGACATCAACGACATGTTCCACATCCGAGACGCGCCTTACTTCCAACAGAAGACCAGCCTGCCTGCCGACGACAAGTGCCCATTCTACTTTGGAGACTCTGAAT GTGACGGTGGTCGTCCCTATCCCCGTATTCCACTGCTGAAGCAGCAGTTCAGTATCTCAGAGCTGATGGCCAGCAGAGAGAACAACCAGAACCACATCCTGGGTGTAGAGGAGACGGGTCTACAGGAACACACTGATGACAACTGTCTCTACTGCGTAGGAACTACTGTACTGGGCCACCACACACAGCCTCAGATCAACAACACATGCAGAG GCTCAGATGTTTGTGTTTCCACCTCCACGGCCTCAGCAGACCTGCTCCAGGGACTCACTGGGCCACGGCCTCAGCAGACCTGCTCCAGGGACTCACTGGGCCACGGCCTCAGCAGACCTGCTCCAGGGACTCACTGGGCCACGGCCTCAGCAGACCTGCTCCAGGGACTCACTGGGCCACGGCCTCAGCAGACCTGCTCCAGGGACTCACTGGGCCACGGCCAAAGCAGACCTGCTCCAGGGACTCACTGGGCCACGGCCAAAGCAAGGCTGCTGGGGCTTTTTGGGcggcatttacatttacatttacattttagtcatttagcagacgctcttatccagagcgacttacagtag
- the LOC106580589 gene encoding rapamycin-insensitive companion of mTOR isoform X3, whose protein sequence is MRELLQDCWKSVPEPSDNLREILQNVAKPHGITNMRKLGHLNNLIKLLSSIGHCEEKFGFTYEEIIICLRLALLNEAKEVRAAGLRALRYLIRDNNVLQKVLRLQVDYLVARCIDIQQSNEGERTQALRLVRKMITVNPLLFPSSVTNSLIAVGTDGLQERDRMVRAAIAIVCELALKNPEVVTKRGGLSAILKSVIDCQLSRINEALITTILHLLNHPHTRQYIRNDVELEQILAPFTDFHYRHNADTSESQLKEDREACFLSSRMAIVASFRSWSGIINLCRAGNSGIQSLIGLLCIPNMEVREGLMEVLYEIFRLPLPIVTQDFTEALLSVDPSRCQDSWRLSDGFVAAEAKVILLHGARSRPDLIDNYLALLLSAFISSGLLEGLVEVVTSSEAQISVRATILLGELLHMANTILPHSHSHHLHCLPTLINMAASFDIPQEKRLRASAAVNHLKCFHDKKKQGPKPHSLYLDHIIRKSVTHTRVHRDIYTIMDTEEALMLNLRDSQILNHKQNLDWNWLLIATILKWPNINLRNNKDEQMHKFVRRLLYFYKPSSKLYAGLELDHPKARQLTLVGCQFIEFLIESDEDGQAYLEELVKDMVAWLSLSSGLKPDPCLQSNGLLTTLSQHYFLLLGTLSAHLHGIKLLEKCSLFQCLLNLCSVKNQDVVLKLAVSTLDYSRDGLARVILSKILTAATDTCRLYATKHLRVLLRAGVEFFSNWGMELLVTQLHDHSKAVSLEALDILDEACEDKANLHALIQLKPALSHLGDKGLLLLLRFLSIPKGFSYLNERGYVSKQLDRWQKEYNLRYVDLIEEQLNEALTTYRKPVDGDNYVRRSNQRLQRPNVYLPVHLYGQLVHDKTGCHLLEAQSVVPDLSYTVRCPMLDTWEGIKQLKAALWALGNIGSSNWGLNLLQDENVIPDILALAQHCEVLSIRGTCVYVLGVISKTRQGCEVLKRYGWDAVRHSRRTLWPVTPDEVDTLMTSELSSVPSTLSLDSESTSSQHNSESESQPHMYILDDYKCDMLDQSNDASLYLHSKPGKDRSPFTILASTRFVRNRFLNSLTLPRKKLRSTSDPKAVGGSCTPTEPKLGGLRRNRTVTEPSIYSSSQGDVFTPVFNGRGLPKSPTVSLETSFVVTSGSGEGSEGQLVERRLDQAGGGGTGLRGPGEPPSREQSSRERLAGGDGGSSSSGGGGGGGGGGGGGTQFKSRSQSFNTTTSGISSMSSSPFRETAGNPEPEPDSSDCVSLNTVVSAKTVKMLYSLSPTQAQTNHLPLSKSNSVSLFPAGYSHTLPRRSQSLKSPSMTAIKSLADCSFMYTSPRDALGYATLKKLQQQRIHPSLSHSEALASPAKDVLFTDAITMKTGSLDSRLMPRRLSAKRVSCPVVQPHRRMSISMPWFLKALSFASLDKEDLLSPINQSTLHRSSSVRSMVSSATYSCNDDYVGLALPMDINDMFHIRDAPYFQQKTSLPADDKCPFYFGDSECDGGRPYPRIPLLKQQFSISELMASRENNQNHILGVEETGLQEHTDDNCLYCVGTTVLGHHTQPQINNTCRADLLQGLTGPRPQQTCSRDSLGHGLSRPAPGTHWATASADLLQGLTGPRPQQTCSRDSLGHGQSRPAPGTHWATAKARLLGLFGRHLHLHLHFSHLADALIQSDLQ, encoded by the exons CTGCTAAGCAGCATTGGCCATTGCGAGGAGAAGTTTGGGTTTACATATGAAGAAATCATCATCTG CCTGCGGTTAGCCTTGCTGAACGAGGCCAAGGAGGTGCGTGCTGCAGGGCTGAGGGCTCTGAGGTACCTCATCAGAGACAACAATGTGCTGCAAAAGGTCCTCAGACTGCAGGTGGACTACTTGGTCGCCAG GTGCATTGACATCCAGCAGAGCAATGAGGGGGAGAGGACTCAGGCCCTCCGGCTGGTCAGAAAG aTGATCACAGTGAACCCCCTGCTGTTCCCCAGCTCTGTCACCAACTCTCTGATCGCCGTGGGAACAGACGGGCTGCAGGAGAGGGACCGCATGGTCCGTGCCGCTATCGCCATCGTCTGCGAACTGG CGTTGAAGAACCCGGAGGTAGTGACCAAGAGGGGGGGTCTCAGCGCCATCTTAAAGAGTGTGATTGACTGTCAGCTGAGCCGCATCAATGAGGCTCTGATCACCACCATCCTCCACCTGCTCAACCATCCACACACCAGGCAATACATACGCAATGATGTGGAGCTGGAG CAAATCCTAGCACCTTTCACAGACTTCCACTACCGCCACAATGCCGACACATCAGAGAGCCAGCTCAA GGAGGACCGTGAAGCTTGTTTCCTGTCCAGCAGGATGGCTATAGTAGCTTCCTTCCGTTCCTGGTCTG GTATCATTAACCTCTGTAGGGCCGGGAACTCTGGGATCCAGTCCCTGATTGGTCTGCTGTGTATACCAAATATGGAAGTGAGG GAAGGTTTAATGGAGGTGTTGTATGAGATATTCAGGCTTCCTCTCCCCATCGTAACCCAGGACTTTACTGAAGCACTTCTCAGCGTGG ACCCCAGTAGGTGCCAGGACAGCTGGAGACTGTCTGATGGTTTTGTGGCTGCAGAGGCTAAAGTCATCCTGCTCCATGGAGCCAGGTCCAG GCCTGACCTGATAGATAACTACCTGGCCTTGTTACTGTCTGCCTTCATCTCCAGTGGCCTGCTAGAG ggtctggtagaggtggtgaCCAGCAGTGAGGCCCAGATATCAGTGAGAGCCACCATCCTACTAGGAGAACTActacacatg gcCAACACCATCCTCCCTCACTCCCACAGTCACCACCTGCACTGTCTGCCCACCCTCATCAACATGGCTGCCTCTTTTGACATCCCCCAGGAGAAACgcct TCGGGCGAGTGCGGCGGTCAACCACTTGAAGTGTTTCCATGACAAGAAGAAGCAAGGACCCAAACCCCATAGTCTGTATCTCGACCATATCATCCGCAAGTCTGTGACACACACACGAGTACACAGAGACATCTATACTATTATG gacACAGAGGAAGCACTGATGTTGaacctgagggacagtcagatCCTCAACCACAAACAGAACCTTGACTGGAACTGGCTCCTCATCGCAACCATCCTCAAG TGGCCCAACATTAACCTCAGGAACAACAAAGATGAACAGATGCACAA gtTTGTGCGGAGGCTGCTGTACTTCTATAAGCCCAGTAGTAAGCTGTATGCAGGTCTGGAGCTAGACCATCCTAAAGCCAGACAGCTCACTCTGGTAGGATGCCAGTTCATCGAGTTCCTCATAGAGTCTGACGAG gaTGGCCAGGCATACCTGGAGGAGCTGGTGAAGGACATGGTGGCCTGGCTGTCCTTGTCCTCTGGCCTGAAGCCTGACCCCTGTCTCCAGAGCAACGGGCTGCTCACCACCCTCAGCCAGCACTACTTCCTGTTACTGGGGACCCTCTCAGCCCACCTACACGGGATTAAACTGCTAGAGAAGTGCAGCCTCTTTCAGTG TCTGCTGAACCTGTGCTCTGTGAAAAACCAGGACGTTGTGTTGAAGCTGGCTGTGTCTACTCTGGACTACAGCAGAGATGGACTGGCCAGAGTCATCCTTTCCAAGATCCTCACTGCCGCCACTGAT ACGTGCAGGCTGTATGCCACCAAGCACCTGCGTGTGTTGCTGAGGGCAGGGGTGGAGTTCTTCAGTAACTGGGGCATGGAGCTGCTGGTCACCCAGCTGCACGACCACAGCAAAGCTGTCTCCTTGGAGGCCCTGGACATACTGGACGAGGCCTGCGAGGACAAG GCTAACCTCCATGCTCTGATCCAGCTCAAACCAGCTCTGTCCCACCTGGGAGACAAGGGCCTTCTACTGCTCCTCAG GTTCCTGTCTATTCCTAAGGGCTTCTCTTACCTCAACGAGAGGGGCTACGTCAGCAAACAGTTGGACAGATGGCAGAAG GAGTACAACCTGAGGTACGTCGATCTGATAGAGGAGCAGCTGAATGAAGCGTTAACTACATACCGTAAACCTGTGGACGGAGACAACTACGTCAGACGCAGCAACCAAAG GTTACAGAGACCAAATGTTTATCTTCCTGTGCACTTGTATGgtcagctggtccatgataagaCAGGCTGCCATCTACTGGAGGCTCAG AGTGTGGTTCCTGACCTCAGCTACACGGTTCGCTGCCCGATGCTGGACACCTGGGAGGGCATCAAACAGCTGAAGGCAGCCCTCTGGGCTCTG GGTAACATTGGCTCATCCAACTGGGGTCTGAACCTGCTGCAGGATGAGAACGTCATCCCTGACATCCTGGCTTTGGCACAACACTGTGAGGTCCTGTCCATACGTGG gacttGTGTGTACGTCTTAGGCGTGATCTCCAAGACACGGCAGGGCTGTGAAGTGTTGAAACGGTATGGCTGGGATGCGGTCAGACACAGTCGGCGGACGCTGTGGCCCGTCACCCCTGACGAGGTGGACACACTGATGACCTCTGAACTCTCCTCCGTACCAAGCACGCTCAGTCTCGACTCCGAGTCCACTAGCTCCCAACACAATAGCGAGAGCGAGTCCCAGCCCC acATGTACATCCTGGATGATTACAAGTGTGACATGTTGGACCAATCAAACGATGCCTCCCTCTACCTGCACTCCAAACCCGGGAAGGACCGCAGCCCCTTCACCATCCTGGCCTCGACCCGCTTCGTACGCAACCGCTTCCTCAACTCCCTGACCCTCCCCAGAAAGAAGCTGCGCTCCACCAGTGACCCCAAGGCAGTGGGGGGCAGCTGCACCCCCACCGAGCCCAAACTGGGGGGGCTGAGAAGGAACAGGACGGTCACAGAGCCCTCTATCTACTCCTCATCGCAGGGCGACGTGTTTACGCCTGTATTCAATGGGAGAGGCTTACCCAAGAGTCCCACAGTCAGCCTGGAAACCTCCTTTGTGGTGACCAGCGGCTCGGGGGAGGGGTCAGAGGGGCAGCTGGTAGAGAGGAGGCTAGACCAGGCTGGTGGAGGGGGTACTGGGCTGCGGGGTCCTGGAGAGCCTCCCTCCAGGGAACAGAGTAGCCGGGAACGTCTAGCGGGAGGAGATGGTGGTTCCTCTTCCTccggaggggggggaggaggagggggaggaggagggggagggactcAGTTTAAAAGCCGCAGTCAGAGCTTCAACACCACCACTAGCGGCATCAGCTCCATGAGCTCCAGCCCCTTCCGTGAGACCGCTGGAAACCCTGAGCCCGAACCAGACTCCTCGGACTGCGTCAGCCTTAACACAGTGGTCTCGGCCAAGACCGTAAAAATGCTGTACTCCCTCAGCCCAACCCAGGCCCAGACCAACCACCTGCCCCTTTCCAAGTCTAACTCTGTCTCCCTGTTCCCCGCTGGCTACTCACATACCCTCCCCCGCAGATCCCAGAGTCTCAAGTCTCCCTCCATGACGGCTATTAAGAGCCTGGCGGACTGCAGTTTCATGTACACCAGCCCGCGGGATGCGCTAGGCTATGCTACTCTGAAGAAGCTGCAGCAGCAGAGGATCCATCCGTCTCTGTCTCATAGTGAGGCGTTAGCGTCGCCCGCTAAAGACGTACTGTTCACTGACGCTATCACTATGAAGACTGGTAGTCTGGACTCGAGGCTGATGCCGCGCAG GTTGTCTGCTAAGAGGGTCAGCTGTCCAGTTGTCCAGCCACACCGCAGGATGTCCATCTCTATGCCTTG GTTTCTGAAGGCGTTGAGCTTTGCGTCTCTGGACAAGGAGGATCTGCTCAGCCCCATCAACCAGAGCACTCTGCACCGTTCCTCCTCAGTGAGATCCATGGTGTCCAGCGCCACCTACAGCTGTAATGACGACTACGTGGGCCTGGCGCTGCCCATGGACATCAACGACATGTTCCACATCCGAGACGCGCCTTACTTCCAACAGAAGACCAGCCTGCCTGCCGACGACAAGTGCCCATTCTACTTTGGAGACTCTGAAT GTGACGGTGGTCGTCCCTATCCCCGTATTCCACTGCTGAAGCAGCAGTTCAGTATCTCAGAGCTGATGGCCAGCAGAGAGAACAACCAGAACCACATCCTGGGTGTAGAGGAGACGGGTCTACAGGAACACACTGATGACAACTGTCTCTACTGCGTAGGAACTACTGTACTGGGCCACCACACACAGCCTCAGATCAACAACACATGCAGAG CAGACCTGCTCCAGGGACTCACTGGGCCACGGCCTCAGCAGACCTGCTCCAGGGACTCACTGGGCCACGGCCTCAGCAGACCTGCTCCAGGGACTCACTGGGCCACGGCCTCAGCAGACCTGCTCCAGGGACTCACTGGGCCACGGCCTCAGCAGACCTGCTCCAGGGACTCACTGGGCCACGGCCAAAGCAGACCTGCTCCAGGGACTCACTGGGCCACGGCCAAAGCAAGGCTGCTGGGGCTTTTTGGGcggcatttacatttacatttacattttagtcatttagcagacgctcttatccagagcgacttacagtag